A single region of the Coregonus clupeaformis isolate EN_2021a chromosome 16, ASM2061545v1, whole genome shotgun sequence genome encodes:
- the zgc:112416 gene encoding uncharacterized protein C21orf58 isoform X1 produces the protein MCPPEPEYPRPGPGPKFKLVQCGEFSTLRMTDPMLDQMTRLKLKLLEKRLENERDNMACPQRLENERDNMDGRAESVLSPRSFDGQVDALHSMLRRKKDLLQRLREQHMLEDLSRPHTWGGTGRRYRPDLLPPPAPLPPPPAPIHIYQPAPAPPAPPPPAPPQPPRIIQQMLPQQPTTFIQQLPQQQPLIQQIPPPQPYPAPRSSSIKEDMVELMLMQNAQMHQIVMHNMMLKAIPPMALSPPNPGQDVVVRSVVKPRGNAVHHHHHYGPQAQSLPPIGYPMWPSMMSSLPEGQGGAHMPSVQHVTGPITLPPLNMY, from the exons TGTGGAGAATTCAGTACTCTCAGAATGACTGATCCCATGCTTGACCAGATGACCCGACTCAAACTCAAGCTGCTGGAGAAG AGACTGGAGAATGAGAGGGACAACATGGCATGTCCACAGAGACTGGAGAATGAGAGGGACAACATGGACGGCAGAGCAGAGTCCGTCCTATCCCCCA GGAGTTTTGATGGACAGGTGGATGCGCTGCACAGCATGCTTAGACGAAAAAAGGACCTGCTGCAAAGACTGAGG GAGCAGCACATGTTGGAGGACCTGAGCAGACCTCACACCTGGGGTGGGACAGGGAGACGATACCGCCcagacctcctccctcctcctgcccctctgcctcctcctccggCCCCCATCCATATCTACCAGCCTGCCCCTGCACCCCCTGCTCCACCCCCTCCCGCCCCGCCACAGCCCCCACGCATCATCCAGCAAATG TTGCCCCAGCAGCCTACTACCTTCATACAGCAGTTACCACAGCAACAGCCCCTCATACAACAGATACCCCCTCCTCAGCCCTACCCTGCACCACGGTCTAGCAGCATCAAagaag acatgGTGGAGCTGATGTTGATGCAGAATGCTCAGATGCATCAGATCGTTATGCACAACATGATGCTGAAAGCAATACCTCCCATGGCCCTGTCACCACCTAACCCAGGACAA GATGTTGTTGTGAGGTCAGTGGTCAAACCAAGAGGAAATGccgtccaccaccaccaccattacggCCCCCAGGCCCAATCGCTCCCTCCCATTGGCTATCCCATGTGGCCCTCGATGATGTCATCACTACCTGAAGGGCAGGGCGGGGCTCATATGCCGTCCGTGCAGCATGTGACCGGCCCCATCACGTTGCCCCCACTCAACATGTATTAG
- the zgc:112416 gene encoding uncharacterized protein C21orf58 isoform X3 yields MTDPMLDQMTRLKLKLLEKRLENERDNMACPQRLENERDNMDGRAESVLSPRSFDGQVDALHSMLRRKKDLLQRLREQHMLEDLSRPHTWGGTGRRYRPDLLPPPAPLPPPPAPIHIYQPAPAPPAPPPPAPPQPPRIIQQMLPQQPTTFIQQLPQQQPLIQQIPPPQPYPAPRSSSIKEDMVELMLMQNAQMHQIVMHNMMLKAIPPMALSPPNPGQDVVVRSVVKPRGNAVHHHHHYGPQAQSLPPIGYPMWPSMMSSLPEGQGGAHMPSVQHVTGPITLPPLNMY; encoded by the exons ATGACTGATCCCATGCTTGACCAGATGACCCGACTCAAACTCAAGCTGCTGGAGAAG AGACTGGAGAATGAGAGGGACAACATGGCATGTCCACAGAGACTGGAGAATGAGAGGGACAACATGGACGGCAGAGCAGAGTCCGTCCTATCCCCCA GGAGTTTTGATGGACAGGTGGATGCGCTGCACAGCATGCTTAGACGAAAAAAGGACCTGCTGCAAAGACTGAGG GAGCAGCACATGTTGGAGGACCTGAGCAGACCTCACACCTGGGGTGGGACAGGGAGACGATACCGCCcagacctcctccctcctcctgcccctctgcctcctcctccggCCCCCATCCATATCTACCAGCCTGCCCCTGCACCCCCTGCTCCACCCCCTCCCGCCCCGCCACAGCCCCCACGCATCATCCAGCAAATG TTGCCCCAGCAGCCTACTACCTTCATACAGCAGTTACCACAGCAACAGCCCCTCATACAACAGATACCCCCTCCTCAGCCCTACCCTGCACCACGGTCTAGCAGCATCAAagaag acatgGTGGAGCTGATGTTGATGCAGAATGCTCAGATGCATCAGATCGTTATGCACAACATGATGCTGAAAGCAATACCTCCCATGGCCCTGTCACCACCTAACCCAGGACAA GATGTTGTTGTGAGGTCAGTGGTCAAACCAAGAGGAAATGccgtccaccaccaccaccattacggCCCCCAGGCCCAATCGCTCCCTCCCATTGGCTATCCCATGTGGCCCTCGATGATGTCATCACTACCTGAAGGGCAGGGCGGGGCTCATATGCCGTCCGTGCAGCATGTGACCGGCCCCATCACGTTGCCCCCACTCAACATGTATTAG
- the zgc:112416 gene encoding uncharacterized protein C21orf58 isoform X2, translating into MCPPEPEYPRPGPGPKFKLVQRLENERDNMACPQRLENERDNMDGRAESVLSPRSFDGQVDALHSMLRRKKDLLQRLREQHMLEDLSRPHTWGGTGRRYRPDLLPPPAPLPPPPAPIHIYQPAPAPPAPPPPAPPQPPRIIQQMLPQQPTTFIQQLPQQQPLIQQIPPPQPYPAPRSSSIKEDMVELMLMQNAQMHQIVMHNMMLKAIPPMALSPPNPGQDVVVRSVVKPRGNAVHHHHHYGPQAQSLPPIGYPMWPSMMSSLPEGQGGAHMPSVQHVTGPITLPPLNMY; encoded by the exons AGACTGGAGAATGAGAGGGACAACATGGCATGTCCACAGAGACTGGAGAATGAGAGGGACAACATGGACGGCAGAGCAGAGTCCGTCCTATCCCCCA GGAGTTTTGATGGACAGGTGGATGCGCTGCACAGCATGCTTAGACGAAAAAAGGACCTGCTGCAAAGACTGAGG GAGCAGCACATGTTGGAGGACCTGAGCAGACCTCACACCTGGGGTGGGACAGGGAGACGATACCGCCcagacctcctccctcctcctgcccctctgcctcctcctccggCCCCCATCCATATCTACCAGCCTGCCCCTGCACCCCCTGCTCCACCCCCTCCCGCCCCGCCACAGCCCCCACGCATCATCCAGCAAATG TTGCCCCAGCAGCCTACTACCTTCATACAGCAGTTACCACAGCAACAGCCCCTCATACAACAGATACCCCCTCCTCAGCCCTACCCTGCACCACGGTCTAGCAGCATCAAagaag acatgGTGGAGCTGATGTTGATGCAGAATGCTCAGATGCATCAGATCGTTATGCACAACATGATGCTGAAAGCAATACCTCCCATGGCCCTGTCACCACCTAACCCAGGACAA GATGTTGTTGTGAGGTCAGTGGTCAAACCAAGAGGAAATGccgtccaccaccaccaccattacggCCCCCAGGCCCAATCGCTCCCTCCCATTGGCTATCCCATGTGGCCCTCGATGATGTCATCACTACCTGAAGGGCAGGGCGGGGCTCATATGCCGTCCGTGCAGCATGTGACCGGCCCCATCACGTTGCCCCCACTCAACATGTATTAG